From a single Rhodococcus jostii RHA1 genomic region:
- a CDS encoding DUF488 family protein, which yields MLLSVGHGRLGREELTTLLTAAGVDAVVDIRRYPGSRRNPDVGSEMMTHWLPAAGIGYRWEPRLGGRRRLPPGEPREDPWWQVDQFAAYAVHTRTTEFAAALTELLDRAARQKTAMMCSESVWWRCHRRLVADVAVLRRGVRVEHLMHDGRRTPHLPAQGARVRADGQVVWDRPRARS from the coding sequence ATGTTGCTGTCCGTCGGGCACGGCCGGCTCGGTCGGGAGGAGCTGACCACGCTGCTGACCGCGGCCGGCGTCGACGCGGTGGTCGACATTCGCCGGTATCCCGGCAGTCGCCGCAATCCCGATGTCGGCAGCGAGATGATGACGCACTGGTTGCCGGCCGCCGGGATCGGCTATCGCTGGGAGCCGCGACTGGGCGGTCGCCGCCGCCTGCCGCCCGGCGAGCCGCGTGAGGATCCGTGGTGGCAGGTCGATCAGTTCGCCGCCTATGCCGTACACACCCGCACCACCGAGTTCGCCGCGGCACTGACCGAGCTGTTGGATCGGGCGGCGCGGCAGAAAACGGCGATGATGTGCAGTGAGAGCGTGTGGTGGCGGTGCCACCGCCGGCTCGTCGCCGACGTCGCAGTCCTGCGGCGCGGGGTGCGCGTCGAGCACCTCATGCACGACGGCCGGCGCACCCCGCACCTCCCGGCGCAGGGCGCTCGGGTGCGGGCCGACGGCCAGGTGGTCTGGGACCGCCCCCGGGCGAGGTCCTGA
- a CDS encoding helix-turn-helix transcriptional regulator codes for MAIRKGTGAGRAGTHAVLASRRRVQLLDALRASPTPMTVGELAALCELHVTTVRFHLDALTGAGLVSAEPERNPARGRPRRLYRALAPLEPGHADSGYQGLARVLAAHWASSEDDPVGRAEAAGRAWALDDLTGTSGAPRSIEDAASTLTTLFAEMGFDPELESEPEEMRIRLHACPFESVARQSPNVVCALHLGLMRGVLDRLGAPETDNRLIPWETPRTCIAHLARR; via the coding sequence ATGGCGATACGAAAAGGAACCGGTGCCGGACGCGCCGGGACGCACGCAGTGTTGGCCTCGCGCAGGCGGGTCCAGCTGCTGGACGCTTTGCGGGCCAGTCCGACACCGATGACCGTCGGGGAACTGGCGGCGCTGTGCGAGCTGCACGTGACCACGGTTCGCTTCCATCTCGACGCGTTGACCGGCGCCGGATTGGTCTCGGCCGAACCCGAGCGGAATCCGGCGCGAGGCCGCCCGCGTCGGCTCTACCGGGCGCTGGCCCCCCTCGAACCGGGGCACGCCGATTCCGGATACCAGGGGTTGGCTCGGGTGTTGGCGGCGCACTGGGCGAGCTCCGAGGACGACCCCGTGGGCCGGGCGGAGGCGGCCGGGCGGGCGTGGGCACTCGACGACCTCACCGGCACCTCCGGGGCACCCCGATCGATCGAGGACGCCGCGAGCACCCTCACCACCCTGTTCGCGGAGATGGGATTCGACCCCGAGCTCGAGTCCGAACCCGAGGAAATGCGAATCCGGTTGCATGCCTGCCCGTTCGAGTCGGTCGCCCGGCAGAGCCCGAACGTCGTGTGCGCGCTGCATCTGGGACTGATGCGCGGCGTCCTCGACCGGCTCGGTGCACCGGAAACCGACAATCGGCTGATCCCGTGGGAAACGCCCCGGACCTGCATCGCTCACCTGGCGCGACGCTAG
- the fdxA gene encoding ferredoxin, translating into MTYVIAEPCIDVMDRACVEECPVDCIYEGGRSLYIHPDECIDCGACEPVCPVEAIYYEADLPARWEAFTDDNARFFHSPLPGASAALGMPGGAGKLGRLAADTELVSGHPHSDPAATGEGSPCGGGAS; encoded by the coding sequence ATGACCTATGTGATCGCAGAGCCGTGCATCGATGTGATGGACCGGGCCTGCGTCGAGGAATGCCCGGTGGACTGCATCTACGAGGGCGGCCGGTCGCTGTACATCCACCCCGACGAATGCATCGACTGCGGCGCATGCGAGCCGGTCTGCCCGGTGGAGGCCATCTACTACGAGGCCGACCTGCCCGCCCGGTGGGAGGCGTTCACCGACGACAACGCCCGGTTCTTCCACAGCCCGCTCCCCGGCGCGAGTGCCGCACTGGGGATGCCGGGAGGGGCGGGCAAGCTCGGCCGGCTCGCCGCCGACACCGAATTGGTCAGTGGGCATCCACATTCGGACCCCGCCGCTACCGGCGAGGGGTCCCCCTGCGGCGGCGGTGCATCGTGA
- the ctaD gene encoding cytochrome c oxidase subunit I: MTPLTVDVVPVRPYPQRRGIKGTFLYKAATTTDPKMLGLMYMVTSFVFFMVGGLMALLIRTELAVPGLQFLSNEQYNQLFTMHGTIMLLLYATPIVFGFANYILPLQIGAPDVAFPRLNALSYWLYLFGAIITVSGFLTPGGAADFGWTGYSPLTSAVHSPGVGGDLWITGLALAGVGTILGGVNMITTVICLRAPGMTMFRMPIFTWNIFITMILVLIAFPILAAALLGLLVDRHLGAHLFDPATGGALLWQHLFWFFGHPEVYIVAIPFFGIVSEIFPVFSRKPLFGYTGLVYATIAIAALSTAVWAHHMFATGAVLLPFFSLMSFFIAVPTGVKFFNWIGTMWKGQLTFETPMLFSLGFVVTFLFGGLSGVLLASPPLDFHVTDSYFLVAHFHYVLFGTIVFATYAGIYFWFPKMTGRLMDERLGRWHFWTTFIGFHTTFLVQHWLGAEGMPRRYADYLPTDGFTTLNTISTIGSFVLGGSVLPFVWNVFKSYRYGQVVTVDDPWGYGNSLEWATSCPPPRHNFTELPRIRSERPAFELHYPHMVKRMRAETYVGRRPKSVTVTAGTARVPSEKRAGDE; the protein is encoded by the coding sequence GTGACCCCTCTCACCGTAGACGTCGTCCCCGTCCGGCCGTACCCACAACGGCGCGGGATCAAGGGGACGTTCCTCTACAAGGCCGCCACCACCACCGACCCCAAGATGCTGGGTCTGATGTACATGGTCACCTCGTTCGTGTTCTTCATGGTCGGCGGGTTGATGGCGCTGCTGATCCGCACCGAACTCGCGGTCCCCGGTCTGCAGTTCCTGTCCAACGAGCAGTACAACCAGCTGTTCACGATGCACGGCACCATCATGCTGCTGCTGTACGCGACGCCGATCGTCTTCGGATTCGCGAACTACATTCTGCCGCTGCAGATCGGCGCACCCGACGTGGCGTTCCCCCGGCTGAACGCGCTGAGCTACTGGCTGTACCTGTTCGGCGCGATCATCACCGTGTCCGGGTTCCTCACCCCGGGAGGGGCCGCGGACTTCGGCTGGACCGGGTATTCCCCCCTGACCAGCGCGGTGCATTCGCCGGGGGTGGGCGGCGACCTGTGGATCACGGGACTGGCGTTGGCGGGTGTGGGCACCATCCTCGGTGGCGTCAACATGATCACCACCGTCATCTGCCTGCGGGCGCCGGGGATGACGATGTTCCGGATGCCGATCTTCACCTGGAACATCTTCATCACCATGATCCTGGTCCTGATCGCCTTCCCGATTCTGGCCGCGGCACTGTTGGGCCTACTCGTGGATCGGCACCTGGGGGCGCACCTGTTCGACCCGGCCACCGGCGGCGCCCTGCTCTGGCAACACCTGTTCTGGTTCTTCGGTCACCCCGAGGTGTACATCGTCGCGATCCCCTTCTTCGGCATCGTCTCGGAGATCTTCCCGGTCTTCAGCCGCAAACCGCTCTTCGGCTACACCGGCCTCGTCTACGCGACCATCGCCATCGCCGCACTGTCCACCGCGGTGTGGGCGCACCACATGTTCGCCACCGGCGCCGTTCTGCTGCCGTTCTTCTCGCTGATGAGCTTCTTCATCGCGGTGCCCACCGGGGTGAAGTTCTTCAACTGGATCGGCACCATGTGGAAAGGGCAGCTCACCTTCGAAACCCCCATGCTGTTCTCGCTCGGTTTCGTGGTGACCTTTCTGTTCGGTGGCCTGTCCGGCGTGTTGCTCGCGAGCCCGCCGCTGGACTTCCACGTCACCGACTCCTACTTCCTCGTCGCGCATTTCCACTACGTGCTGTTCGGCACCATCGTGTTCGCCACCTACGCCGGCATCTACTTCTGGTTCCCGAAGATGACCGGAAGGCTGATGGATGAACGCCTCGGCAGATGGCACTTCTGGACCACGTTCATCGGTTTCCACACCACCTTCCTGGTCCAACACTGGCTCGGCGCCGAGGGCATGCCCCGCCGCTACGCCGACTACCTCCCCACAGACGGGTTCACCACCCTCAACACGATCTCGACGATCGGCTCGTTCGTCCTCGGCGGGTCGGTGTTGCCGTTCGTCTGGAATGTCTTCAAGTCCTACCGGTACGGCCAGGTGGTCACGGTCGATGACCCCTGGGGTTACGGGAACTCGCTCGAGTGGGCCACCAGTTGTCCCCCACCGCGCCACAACTTCACCGAGCTGCCCCGAATCCGTTCCGAGCGCCCCGCGTTCGAATTGCACTACCCCCACATGGTGAAACGGATGCGCGCCGAAACGTACGTCGGCCGACGGCCCAAGTCGGTCACGGTCACCGCCGGCACAGCCCGGGTCCCGAGCGAGAAACGGGCCGGCGATGAGTGA
- a CDS encoding dsRBD fold-containing protein — protein MNEKTWSVNIVIDEHKSAETGAQTRARARLRTSGRAAFVGTGLARRNPRHTDVPEVSDDMAAARALADLSHQLYEAAAQREAVTRSALTSARAADFGRRRSSA, from the coding sequence GTGAACGAGAAGACATGGTCGGTGAACATCGTCATCGACGAACACAAATCGGCGGAGACCGGCGCCCAGACACGCGCGAGGGCCCGTCTGCGTACCAGCGGCCGGGCCGCCTTCGTGGGAACGGGACTCGCCCGGCGCAATCCGCGCCATACCGACGTCCCGGAGGTCAGCGATGACATGGCCGCTGCCCGCGCCCTGGCAGACCTGTCGCATCAACTGTACGAAGCGGCCGCGCAGCGGGAAGCGGTCACGCGCAGCGCGCTCACCTCCGCACGCGCCGCCGACTTCGGCCGTCGACGTTCGTCGGCCTGA
- a CDS encoding DUF952 domain-containing protein yields MSEHLFHIALADDWEGAARFGEYEASTRAHTLDQIGFIHAATAEQLEHVLAAVYGDVNLPLAVIVIDQDALRDAGVDVRWDEMAGPSGTPGRWVPRIMGAVPLDPDIVVATIPLEKHGENWAVPDLSGYSVGEAAS; encoded by the coding sequence ATGAGCGAACATCTCTTTCACATAGCCCTCGCCGACGACTGGGAAGGCGCCGCACGGTTCGGAGAATACGAGGCGTCCACCCGCGCCCACACACTCGATCAGATCGGATTCATCCACGCCGCGACCGCGGAGCAACTCGAGCACGTCCTCGCCGCCGTCTACGGTGACGTCAATCTTCCCCTGGCGGTGATTGTGATCGATCAGGACGCACTCCGCGATGCCGGTGTCGACGTTCGATGGGACGAGATGGCGGGGCCGTCGGGTACGCCCGGTCGGTGGGTTCCGCGGATCATGGGAGCGGTGCCGTTGGATCCGGACATTGTTGTGGCGACCATCCCGCTCGAGAAACACGGTGAGAATTGGGCCGTCCCCGACCTTTCCGGGTACAGCGTCGGCGAGGCGGCGTCGTAG
- a CDS encoding helix-turn-helix transcriptional regulator: protein MVREHEGAVDAVELASQLGVHVTTVRFHLDALCDDGAITRTRMNRPGAGRPRTGYLAIEERVDYRTLADVLAMELGQTVQTRARRAQHAGHEWATRMTASRSAGTGDSGHTPQSDADDALDHAAARTTNAFARMGFGPELVSAPGPSTPPSTDSGGPAGERERIIRLHACPVRDLARSHPEVVCGVHRGLLQGLLDTSATEGNRKPQRPAISAHLEPFVEPELCVARLVAG from the coding sequence ATGGTGCGTGAGCACGAGGGTGCGGTGGACGCCGTCGAACTGGCATCACAGCTCGGTGTGCACGTGACGACGGTGCGGTTCCATCTGGACGCGCTGTGTGACGACGGCGCGATCACGCGCACCCGGATGAACCGGCCGGGCGCCGGCCGGCCCCGTACCGGCTATCTGGCGATCGAGGAACGCGTGGACTACCGGACTCTCGCCGACGTCCTCGCGATGGAGCTGGGCCAGACGGTGCAGACGCGGGCTCGCCGCGCGCAGCACGCCGGGCACGAATGGGCCACGCGGATGACGGCTTCCCGCAGCGCAGGCACCGGTGACAGCGGGCACACCCCGCAGTCGGATGCCGATGATGCGCTCGATCACGCGGCGGCCCGCACCACGAATGCTTTCGCGCGGATGGGGTTCGGCCCCGAGCTGGTCTCGGCGCCGGGACCGTCGACACCGCCGTCGACGGACAGCGGCGGCCCCGCGGGCGAACGTGAACGGATCATTCGCCTGCACGCCTGCCCGGTACGGGATCTGGCCCGGTCGCATCCAGAGGTGGTGTGCGGAGTGCATCGGGGGTTGCTGCAGGGTCTGCTGGACACGTCAGCGACCGAGGGAAACCGAAAGCCGCAGCGACCGGCCATCTCGGCTCACCTCGAGCCGTTCGTCGAACCCGAACTGTGCGTGGCCAGGCTGGTGGCGGGATGA